In Oncorhynchus gorbuscha isolate QuinsamMale2020 ecotype Even-year linkage group LG02, OgorEven_v1.0, whole genome shotgun sequence, a single genomic region encodes these proteins:
- the LOC124009240 gene encoding zinc finger and SCAN domain-containing protein 26-like isoform X1 produces the protein MNVVEFLVSLLDVHKQQLKALTRQGEIQEKVLSQLVKDGLTKTLDRSSPQDEEEQRRPGMTTGRDKDPEDWVARLTGLLQEETQKKSQPIRPQGLTNASQTTVQGQMWTVEDKSRQDFLSLRYDTQKGARELGQRLDSAAKHWLRPDLRTAAQVEQCVAMEQFLSLLPKEAGAWVQKQQPRDMEEAISMAEQRLGSGVFTVSSPAPTQTDTAQSSTEAHEQGSVKMQSTSNQPDALTKSFLNQLETVKLESVHFSLEIPDVGMTSYQEEQDEHKRVPEEGSIFVCKQEVEDPDWHQESAPPEPIQMSVRTTEHESMSVDTPYIFLPRNNPLSSTIYTHPTPTVSSQIPSPQSPPPLAPDAYHPHVQDSPVIAGLRSNASSDETELTARYTRLISEDGQLTWGALSGVPSPSFHTRQLSPSPSHQCPDCGCCFAQQRNLEEHRNIHTGARPFVCGVCGKAFCHRRTLNKHTRIHSWERPFQCTDCGQTFKLKDNMKRHQVSHSKPGPGARHLSHSR, from the exons ATGAATGTAGTTGAGTTCCTGGTGTCCCTGCTGGATGTGCATAAACAACAGCTGAAAGCGCTGACTAGACAGGGGGAGATCCAGGAAAAGGTCCTCAGCCAGCTGGTCAAGGATGGTTTAACCAAAACCCTTGACCGGTCTTCACCGCAGGATGAAGAGGAACAGAGAAGGCCTGGGATGACAACAGGGAGAGATAAAGACCCAGAGGACTGGGTTGCTAGGCTGACTGGGCTGCTGCAAGAGGAGACACAGAAGAAGAGTCAACCGATCAGACCCCAGGGGTTGACTAATGCCTCCCAGACCACGGTACAGGGACAGATGTGGACTGTGGAGGACAAGAGCAGGCAGGACTTCCTGTCCTTGAGGTACGACACCCAGAAGGGAGCCAGAGAGCTGGGGCAGAGGCTTGACTCGGCTGCTAAGCACTGGCTTAGGCCTGACCTAAGGACTGCTGCACAAGTAGAGCAGTGTGTTGCTATGGAGCAGTTTCTGTCCCTATTGCCAAAGGAGGCTGGTGCCTGGGTGCAGAAGCAGCAGCCCAGGGATATGGAGGAAGCAATCAGCATGGCTGAGCAGCGGCTTGGGTCTGGGGTCTTCACCGTCTCCTCGCCTGcccctacacagacagacacagcacaGAGCTCAACAGAGGCACATGAACAAGG gAGTGTCAAGATGCAGAGCACCAGTAATCAGCCAGATGCTTTGACCAAGTCATTTCTCAACCAGCTGGAGACAGTTAAACTGGAGTCTGTCCATTTCAGCCTTGAGATTCCTGACGTGGGGATGACCAGCTATCAGGAGGAGCAGGATGAGCATAAGAGGGTCCCAGAGGAAGGGTCCATCTTTGTGTGTAAGCAGGAAGTGGAAGATCCTGACTGGCATCAGGAGAGTGCTCCTCCAGAGCCCATCCAAATGTCTGTGAGAACAACAGAACATGAAAGCATGTCTGTGGACACACCTTACATCTTCCTTCCCAGAAacaaccctctctcctccaccataTACACGCATCCAACACCCACAGTGTCCAGTCAGATCCCCTCCCCACAGTCACCCCCACCCCTAGCTCCTGACGCCTATCATCCACATGTCCAGGACAGCCCAGTGATAGCCGGACTGCGGAGTAATGCTTCTAGTGACGAGACTGAGCTTACTGCCAGGTACACAAGGCTAATCTCTGAAGATGGACAGTTGACCTGGGGGGCCCTCTCGGGTGTTCCTTCACCCTCCTTCCACACTCGCCAGTTATCACCCTCGCCCTCCCATCAGTGCCCAGACTGTGGCTGCTGCTTCGCCCAGCAGAGGAACCTGGAGGAGCACAGGAATATTCACACGGGAGCGAGGCCCTTCGTCTGTGGGGTGTGTGGGAAGGCCTTCTGCCACCGCCGCACCctcaacaaacacacacgcatccACTCCTGGGAGAGACCCTTTCAATGTACTGACTGTGGACAGACCTTCAAACTCAAAGACAACATGAAGAGGCACCAGGTTTCCCACAGCAAGCCAGGGCCAGGGGCACGTCACCTCTCTCACTCACGCTGA
- the LOC124009240 gene encoding zinc finger and SCAN domain-containing protein 26-like isoform X2, whose amino-acid sequence MTTGRDKDPEDWVARLTGLLQEETQKKSQPIRPQGLTNASQTTVQGQMWTVEDKSRQDFLSLRYDTQKGARELGQRLDSAAKHWLRPDLRTAAQVEQCVAMEQFLSLLPKEAGAWVQKQQPRDMEEAISMAEQRLGSGVFTVSSPAPTQTDTAQSSTEAHEQGSVKMQSTSNQPDALTKSFLNQLETVKLESVHFSLEIPDVGMTSYQEEQDEHKRVPEEGSIFVCKQEVEDPDWHQESAPPEPIQMSVRTTEHESMSVDTPYIFLPRNNPLSSTIYTHPTPTVSSQIPSPQSPPPLAPDAYHPHVQDSPVIAGLRSNASSDETELTARYTRLISEDGQLTWGALSGVPSPSFHTRQLSPSPSHQCPDCGCCFAQQRNLEEHRNIHTGARPFVCGVCGKAFCHRRTLNKHTRIHSWERPFQCTDCGQTFKLKDNMKRHQVSHSKPGPGARHLSHSR is encoded by the exons ATGACAACAGGGAGAGATAAAGACCCAGAGGACTGGGTTGCTAGGCTGACTGGGCTGCTGCAAGAGGAGACACAGAAGAAGAGTCAACCGATCAGACCCCAGGGGTTGACTAATGCCTCCCAGACCACGGTACAGGGACAGATGTGGACTGTGGAGGACAAGAGCAGGCAGGACTTCCTGTCCTTGAGGTACGACACCCAGAAGGGAGCCAGAGAGCTGGGGCAGAGGCTTGACTCGGCTGCTAAGCACTGGCTTAGGCCTGACCTAAGGACTGCTGCACAAGTAGAGCAGTGTGTTGCTATGGAGCAGTTTCTGTCCCTATTGCCAAAGGAGGCTGGTGCCTGGGTGCAGAAGCAGCAGCCCAGGGATATGGAGGAAGCAATCAGCATGGCTGAGCAGCGGCTTGGGTCTGGGGTCTTCACCGTCTCCTCGCCTGcccctacacagacagacacagcacaGAGCTCAACAGAGGCACATGAACAAGG gAGTGTCAAGATGCAGAGCACCAGTAATCAGCCAGATGCTTTGACCAAGTCATTTCTCAACCAGCTGGAGACAGTTAAACTGGAGTCTGTCCATTTCAGCCTTGAGATTCCTGACGTGGGGATGACCAGCTATCAGGAGGAGCAGGATGAGCATAAGAGGGTCCCAGAGGAAGGGTCCATCTTTGTGTGTAAGCAGGAAGTGGAAGATCCTGACTGGCATCAGGAGAGTGCTCCTCCAGAGCCCATCCAAATGTCTGTGAGAACAACAGAACATGAAAGCATGTCTGTGGACACACCTTACATCTTCCTTCCCAGAAacaaccctctctcctccaccataTACACGCATCCAACACCCACAGTGTCCAGTCAGATCCCCTCCCCACAGTCACCCCCACCCCTAGCTCCTGACGCCTATCATCCACATGTCCAGGACAGCCCAGTGATAGCCGGACTGCGGAGTAATGCTTCTAGTGACGAGACTGAGCTTACTGCCAGGTACACAAGGCTAATCTCTGAAGATGGACAGTTGACCTGGGGGGCCCTCTCGGGTGTTCCTTCACCCTCCTTCCACACTCGCCAGTTATCACCCTCGCCCTCCCATCAGTGCCCAGACTGTGGCTGCTGCTTCGCCCAGCAGAGGAACCTGGAGGAGCACAGGAATATTCACACGGGAGCGAGGCCCTTCGTCTGTGGGGTGTGTGGGAAGGCCTTCTGCCACCGCCGCACCctcaacaaacacacacgcatccACTCCTGGGAGAGACCCTTTCAATGTACTGACTGTGGACAGACCTTCAAACTCAAAGACAACATGAAGAGGCACCAGGTTTCCCACAGCAAGCCAGGGCCAGGGGCACGTCACCTCTCTCACTCACGCTGA